A genomic region of Brevibacillus sp. JNUCC-41 contains the following coding sequences:
- the cobD gene encoding threonine-phosphate decarboxylase CobD, producing the protein MTLPSHGSNPHYLYEAMEIEMPESIIDFSANINPLGPPLCIKEQWSGFFEGILQYPDPHAIELTKTMAKKEALPEQSVLMGNGGAEIIMLVANGLANKRVLIIQPAFAEYAEACLAAGCKVDFHQLDAPEWQLDLDRLIPRLPEYDAIFLCTPNNPTGVSFERDAVRELIIECQKADCLVVLDEAFYDFTEDAFSYASLIKIFPHLLILRSMTKIFAIPGLRLGYLLAAPDIIKRVRNYKPHWSVNHVALEVGKICLAEEAYMRKTRDYIAGQKQKLFRFYEEQGLNVSDSTVNFYLVKDESLSLFPFLLKKGIVPRHTYNFPGLDGRWLRFAVKSEHDNEALMEGVRQWVRQGSVL; encoded by the coding sequence TTGACATTACCTTCTCATGGCTCTAATCCTCATTATCTTTACGAAGCGATGGAAATCGAGATGCCTGAATCGATTATCGACTTTAGTGCCAATATCAACCCATTGGGTCCGCCTTTATGCATAAAGGAACAGTGGTCTGGGTTTTTTGAAGGAATCCTTCAATACCCAGATCCGCATGCCATTGAACTGACAAAAACAATGGCAAAAAAAGAAGCGCTTCCTGAGCAATCCGTTTTGATGGGGAACGGTGGTGCTGAAATCATCATGTTGGTAGCGAACGGATTAGCCAATAAAAGGGTGCTAATCATTCAGCCGGCATTTGCGGAATATGCTGAAGCTTGTTTGGCAGCAGGATGTAAGGTCGATTTTCACCAGCTTGATGCTCCTGAGTGGCAATTGGACTTGGATCGATTGATTCCCCGATTACCCGAATATGATGCAATTTTCTTATGTACCCCTAATAATCCGACGGGTGTTTCATTTGAGCGGGATGCAGTTAGGGAATTGATCATTGAATGCCAAAAGGCGGACTGCCTGGTAGTCCTGGATGAGGCTTTTTATGATTTTACTGAGGATGCCTTTAGTTATGCTTCTTTAATCAAAATATTTCCACATTTACTCATTCTAAGATCAATGACTAAAATCTTTGCAATTCCGGGTTTGAGACTGGGCTATTTGCTTGCGGCACCTGACATCATAAAACGGGTAAGAAATTATAAACCGCATTGGAGCGTCAACCATGTGGCACTTGAAGTAGGGAAAATCTGTCTTGCAGAAGAGGCTTATATGAGAAAGACAAGAGACTATATTGCAGGGCAAAAGCAAAAACTATTCCGGTTTTATGAGGAGCAAGGGTTGAATGTCTCTGATAGCACAGTCAATTTTTATTTGGTGAAGGATGAATCCTTATCCCTTTTCCCCTTTTTGCTGAAAAAAGGAATCGTACCGCGCCATACCTATAATTTTCCCGGTTTGGATGGAAGGTGGCTTCGGTTTGCAGTGAAGAGTGAACATGATAACGAAGCATTGATGGAGGGGGTAAGACAGTGGGTAAGGCAAGGCTCTGTTTTATAA
- the cobS gene encoding adenosylcobinamide-GDP ribazoletransferase, translated as MSGVIGFLINLQFFTVFPIKKQLPMEKKYIHRAIQTFPLVGLLLGLILGGVLYALVEWTPLSSLAIAFFLWFLTMALTGGLHLDGWIDASDAFFSYQDKERRLEIMKDSRTGAFGVISVIVLLAARFLFIYEIVERVNEWTYFLIIALPLLSKCVMGYLLIRMPLAKKEGLGAFFQSAVKKSSLPIYWLYLLVSLAVAWIIDLKLVTLFFIMCLAAVFFLVYIKRKIVSWFGGITGDVLGASVEGVELWLWLILWLLHYFAMG; from the coding sequence ATGAGCGGAGTGATCGGGTTTTTAATTAACCTGCAGTTCTTTACGGTTTTTCCAATAAAGAAGCAGCTTCCGATGGAGAAGAAATATATTCACCGTGCCATTCAAACCTTTCCGTTGGTAGGTCTTTTGCTAGGCTTGATATTGGGCGGTGTTTTGTATGCGCTCGTGGAATGGACCCCATTGTCATCGCTTGCGATTGCCTTTTTCCTTTGGTTTTTGACGATGGCATTAACGGGAGGTTTGCATCTCGATGGCTGGATCGATGCAAGTGATGCTTTTTTTTCCTATCAGGATAAAGAGCGGCGATTGGAAATCATGAAGGATTCCAGGACAGGTGCATTCGGTGTCATCTCCGTCATAGTCCTATTGGCCGCCCGGTTTCTATTTATCTATGAAATTGTCGAAAGGGTAAATGAATGGACATACTTCCTGATCATTGCCCTTCCACTTTTAAGCAAATGCGTGATGGGTTATTTGCTCATCCGGATGCCGCTGGCTAAAAAAGAGGGGCTCGGTGCTTTTTTTCAAAGTGCAGTAAAGAAAAGCAGTTTGCCCATTTATTGGCTGTACCTTCTTGTAAGTCTGGCGGTTGCCTGGATCATCGATCTTAAGCTTGTCACCTTATTTTTCATCATGTGTCTGGCTGCGGTATTTTTCCTGGTTTATATAAAACGTAAAATCGTCAGTTGGTTCGGTGGGATAACGGGGGATGTACTGGGGGCATCCGTGGAAGGGGTTGAGCTTTGGTTATGGCTGATATTGTGGCTATTACACTACTTCGCCATGGGCTGA
- a CDS encoding ECF transporter S component → MDVRKISAIAIFIALSAVGAMIKIPSPIGSIALDSFPALLAAVILGPVSGAIVAGLGHIISALFGGMPLGPFHFLIMVEMAVLTWMFSILYINGKKIGAFFLFFIGNAFILALPFAFLISPGFYTLLVPGLTAATAVNVALAGLLLPRLEPVLKKMIFKDGLAE, encoded by the coding sequence ATGGATGTAAGAAAAATTAGTGCAATTGCTATATTCATTGCCTTATCGGCGGTAGGGGCAATGATTAAAATCCCTTCCCCGATCGGTAGTATCGCCTTGGATAGTTTTCCAGCCCTTTTGGCGGCTGTCATACTTGGACCGGTATCGGGGGCTATTGTAGCTGGCCTTGGCCATATCATTTCAGCGTTATTCGGCGGCATGCCACTTGGGCCATTCCATTTTTTGATCATGGTCGAAATGGCGGTCCTGACATGGATGTTTAGCATTTTATATATAAACGGAAAAAAAATAGGCGCATTTTTCCTCTTCTTTATCGGTAATGCCTTCATTTTAGCCCTGCCTTTCGCATTTCTGATCAGCCCTGGTTTTTACACGTTATTGGTTCCGGGATTGACGGCAGCGACGGCGGTAAATGTAGCATTGGCTGGCCTTTTACTGCCACGCTTGGAGCCTGTCTTGAAAAAAATGATTTTTAAAGATGGACTCGCAGAATGA
- a CDS encoding bifunctional adenosylcobinamide kinase/adenosylcobinamide-phosphate guanylyltransferase: MGKARLCFITGGVRSGKSSFAERKALEYALQTDGNLHYLACGRNSDVEMGERILRHRKDRESSSIAWKTSEYATDITRIGEDIDQDSIILLDCLTTLLDNELFGPGIPLEEEFLDSVFSKIITGINEIRKQSSCLIVVSNELVQEPIFQDDFLHIYGKTLGQLHQTIVGQADEAYLVEAGIPLRKKGCMQE, from the coding sequence GTGGGTAAGGCAAGGCTCTGTTTTATAACCGGGGGTGTCCGTTCCGGTAAAAGCAGCTTCGCAGAAAGAAAAGCCCTGGAGTATGCACTCCAAACGGATGGGAACTTGCATTACCTAGCCTGTGGCCGTAACAGTGATGTGGAGATGGGTGAACGCATCCTTAGGCACCGGAAGGATAGAGAAAGCAGCTCGATTGCTTGGAAAACTTCCGAATACGCAACGGATATTACAAGGATAGGGGAGGACATTGATCAGGATTCCATCATTCTGCTCGATTGTCTGACAACCCTGCTTGATAACGAGCTATTTGGCCCTGGTATTCCGCTTGAAGAAGAATTTTTAGATAGCGTTTTTTCAAAAATAATAACCGGAATCAATGAGATAAGAAAACAATCCAGCTGTTTAATAGTCGTGAGCAATGAATTGGTGCAGGAACCGATTTTCCAGGATGATTTCCTTCATATATACGGAAAAACACTGGGCCAGCTTCATCAAACGATCGTCGGGCAGGCCGATGAAGCCTATCTTGTAGAAGCGGGAATTCCATTGCGGAAGAAAGGGTGCATGCAGGAATGA
- a CDS encoding bifunctional adenosylcobinamide kinase/adenosylcobinamide-phosphate guanylyltransferase: MYGLENDVLWLSGYRKEQPELIGFQGKTVVLQGLDAWIQKDAEKMDSDSIRKRWKEIMADWRIWEKEKDEHNCIVIGSDISKGIVPIEAKDRRWRDACGWVFQDVASISSRVDIIWYGMNQQIK, from the coding sequence TTGTATGGTTTGGAAAATGATGTCCTTTGGTTATCCGGTTATCGAAAAGAACAGCCTGAATTGATTGGTTTTCAAGGCAAGACTGTTGTATTGCAAGGGTTGGATGCATGGATTCAGAAAGATGCAGAAAAGATGGATTCAGATTCGATTCGAAAAAGATGGAAGGAAATCATGGCTGATTGGCGAATATGGGAGAAAGAAAAGGATGAACACAATTGCATTGTGATCGGTTCTGATATCTCCAAAGGCATTGTCCCGATCGAAGCAAAAGATCGCAGATGGCGCGATGCCTGCGGATGGGTCTTTCAAGATGTAGCATCCATATCCAGCCGCGTTGATATCATCTGGTATGGAATGAACCAGCAAATAAAGTAG
- the cbiB gene encoding adenosylcobinamide-phosphate synthase CbiB — translation MIYHHLLAVTLAFFLDLLIGDPPNWPHPVKWIGTMISKLDLVFNKGAYKKRNGFFMLIIVVSAVILITGLTVYLAYRIHPLAGILWEAVVISTTIAQKGLKQAGMDVCNPLNERDLPEARLKLSYIVGRDTADLDESEIVRGTVETVAENTSDGITAPMFWAAFGGAPLAMMYRAINTCDSMVGYKNDKYGQFGWASAKLDDIVNWIPSRLTGFLMLLSSESGYHGFGARWKILFNDAKKHPSPNSGWCEAGVAAILGIQLGGRNMYKGIVSDRARMGVPLVRLEAKHIPKTITIMHRSSFLFLLMLWLGGLILDITFSWL, via the coding sequence ATGATTTATCATCATCTTTTGGCAGTTACGCTGGCGTTTTTCCTTGATCTATTAATTGGTGATCCGCCAAATTGGCCGCATCCAGTCAAATGGATAGGAACGATGATAAGCAAGTTGGACCTGGTATTCAATAAAGGGGCATATAAGAAACGGAATGGATTCTTCATGTTAATCATCGTCGTATCGGCGGTGATATTGATTACTGGTCTTACCGTCTATTTGGCTTATCGGATCCACCCGCTTGCAGGCATCCTTTGGGAAGCTGTTGTCATTTCCACTACGATAGCTCAGAAGGGCTTGAAGCAAGCTGGGATGGATGTTTGCAATCCGCTTAATGAACGGGATTTACCTGAAGCGAGGCTAAAGCTTTCCTATATCGTTGGCCGTGATACTGCTGATCTTGATGAATCCGAAATAGTCAGGGGCACCGTGGAAACCGTAGCGGAAAATACCAGTGATGGGATTACGGCACCGATGTTCTGGGCAGCATTTGGCGGTGCGCCGCTCGCGATGATGTACAGGGCGATTAATACCTGCGATTCCATGGTAGGGTACAAAAATGATAAATATGGGCAATTCGGCTGGGCTTCAGCCAAGCTCGATGATATCGTCAACTGGATTCCCAGCCGCCTCACCGGATTCCTGATGTTGCTGAGCTCGGAATCCGGCTATCATGGATTTGGTGCCAGATGGAAGATATTATTCAATGACGCAAAAAAACATCCAAGCCCGAATAGCGGGTGGTGTGAAGCAGGTGTTGCTGCCATTTTGGGAATACAGCTTGGAGGCCGGAATATGTACAAAGGAATTGTTTCCGACCGTGCGAGGATGGGAGTTCCGCTTGTTCGATTGGAAGCAAAACATATACCAAAAACGATTACCATCATGCATCGGTCATCTTTTCTATTTCTGCTGATGCTATGGCTAGGGGGACTTATTCTTGACATTACCTTCTCATGGCTCTAA
- a CDS encoding heme ABC transporter ATP-binding protein, with protein MLEVRGLTGGYHNKAVLDSVSFDVHKGELFGILGPNGSGKTTLLSMLSGVLDYKGGSVRIRGRDLKDYSSKQLAQVIAVLPQHSSLAFSYTVKETVSLGRYAHQSGWFHSWSAEDESIVQRVMEQTGVADFQDLHFERLSGGERQRVLLAQALAQEPEILFLDEPTNHLDLSYQKDLLDLMRKMAKEQKLTVISIFHDLNLAGLYCDRLMLLEKGQIQVVDVPNEVLQQERIQDVYHTTIEKHPHPALPKPQMFIVPEKHGHDFIPLEIDVSYLTVGQEMIQLDSPIPLRTMSSGVTGSGTGWHKYFVNRHVHHGYDCEDHHVEMADYLRTHGFEPQETVGMMTAVFLDTVAFKLFRAEDFSVFIIVTAGVGNAIDASLADRHSWSSAPGTINTWIFVNGHLAEEAFIHSIVTATEAKVKALHDLHVMDKVTNTCATGTSTDSILIAATQRGAKLQYAGTITPLGKMISRGVYDCTVEAVKNTRKRIEDL; from the coding sequence ATGCTTGAAGTAAGAGGGTTAACAGGTGGATATCATAACAAAGCTGTTTTGGACTCTGTCTCTTTTGATGTACATAAAGGGGAATTATTCGGGATTCTTGGTCCAAATGGCAGCGGAAAAACGACGCTTTTAAGCATGCTTAGCGGGGTGCTCGATTATAAAGGCGGAAGCGTACGCATTAGAGGTAGGGATTTGAAGGATTATTCGTCAAAACAACTTGCACAGGTCATTGCTGTGCTCCCTCAACATTCCTCATTAGCTTTCTCCTATACAGTAAAAGAGACAGTCTCACTTGGTCGATATGCCCATCAATCAGGTTGGTTCCATAGTTGGTCCGCAGAAGATGAATCGATTGTCCAACGAGTTATGGAACAAACGGGAGTAGCTGATTTTCAGGACCTTCATTTTGAACGATTATCAGGAGGGGAGAGACAAAGGGTCTTGCTGGCACAGGCACTTGCCCAAGAGCCGGAAATCCTTTTTTTGGATGAACCTACGAACCACTTGGATCTCTCCTATCAAAAAGATCTTCTGGATTTAATGAGGAAAATGGCAAAAGAGCAGAAGTTGACCGTTATTTCAATTTTTCATGATTTGAATTTGGCTGGATTATATTGTGATCGGCTTATGTTGCTTGAGAAAGGGCAGATTCAGGTTGTTGATGTGCCGAACGAAGTGCTCCAACAGGAACGGATTCAGGATGTATATCATACGACGATCGAAAAACATCCACATCCCGCCCTTCCGAAACCGCAGATGTTCATCGTTCCGGAAAAGCATGGCCATGATTTTATCCCATTGGAAATCGATGTTTCTTATTTGACAGTCGGTCAAGAGATGATTCAATTGGATTCTCCGATTCCGCTTAGAACGATGTCTTCTGGAGTGACTGGTTCAGGGACGGGCTGGCATAAATATTTTGTGAATAGGCACGTCCATCATGGTTATGATTGCGAGGATCATCATGTTGAAATGGCCGACTATTTAAGGACTCATGGTTTTGAACCTCAGGAAACGGTAGGGATGATGACAGCCGTCTTTCTCGACACGGTTGCTTTCAAGCTATTTAGAGCTGAAGATTTCTCGGTTTTCATTATCGTGACGGCTGGTGTAGGCAATGCCATCGACGCTTCTTTAGCAGACCGGCATTCTTGGAGTTCCGCTCCAGGAACGATAAATACTTGGATATTCGTAAATGGCCATTTGGCAGAAGAGGCTTTCATCCACAGCATAGTTACTGCGACCGAGGCAAAGGTAAAAGCACTTCATGATTTGCATGTCATGGATAAGGTGACAAATACATGTGCAACAGGAACATCGACAGACAGCATTTTGATTGCGGCAACTCAAAGAGGGGCAAAGCTTCAATATGCGGGCACCATCACTCCATTAGGGAAGATGATCAGCCGCGGTGTTTATGATTGTACAGTGGAAGCAGTAAAGAATACTCGGAAACGGATTGAGGATTTATGA
- a CDS encoding cob(I)yrinic acid a,c-diamide adenosyltransferase → MKIYTRTGDKGQTSVIGGRLDKDDIRVESYGTVDEVNSYIGLAVTELDSAIFTDVLADLEKIQHELFDCGGDLATVSEKAPQKLTEEAITYLEERIDAFILEAPELEKFILPGGSKAAATIHIARTVTRRAERLVVSLIKSGAAVSPLSLQYLNRLSDYFFAVARVINFRLGVKDVEYIRSANVFRGGKRKEKE, encoded by the coding sequence ATGAAAATCTATACACGTACAGGGGATAAGGGACAAACAAGCGTAATCGGAGGTCGGCTTGATAAGGATGACATCCGTGTTGAATCTTATGGAACGGTCGATGAAGTGAATAGCTATATCGGCCTTGCGGTGACAGAATTGGATTCAGCGATATTTACGGATGTACTGGCCGATCTAGAGAAAATCCAGCATGAGTTGTTTGACTGCGGCGGTGATTTGGCAACCGTTTCCGAGAAGGCCCCACAGAAGCTGACGGAGGAGGCCATTACCTATTTGGAAGAACGAATAGATGCCTTCATACTTGAAGCGCCGGAATTGGAAAAGTTCATCCTGCCTGGCGGCTCAAAAGCGGCTGCAACCATTCACATCGCCCGTACCGTTACAAGAAGGGCGGAACGATTGGTCGTTTCATTGATCAAGTCTGGTGCGGCCGTTTCACCATTATCACTTCAATATTTAAATCGTTTGTCGGATTACTTCTTTGCTGTTGCACGTGTGATCAACTTCCGTCTTGGTGTGAAAGATGTGGAATATATCCGCAGCGCAAATGTATTCCGTGGAGGGAAAAGAAAGGAAAAAGAGTAA
- a CDS encoding FecCD family ABC transporter permease: MPNQSIRTNLTTKWAFAYLIALFILLFAMTIGISFGSVPVPIPVLIQIIGKEIFHLPISADPDVMLTNIVMNIRLPRVLLAGLVGASLAIAGAAFQGLLRNPLADPYTLGISSGASVGAVLTIFLNISLPFIGLYTLPALSILCSVLTMLCVLTFAKKMDRSMKVETIILTGIIFSSFLSAFISLMIALTGDELRQIIGWLMGSVSMRGWNYIAIILPFFIIGSLILIMNTSELNAMTFGEDRAKHLGVNVKRRKMWILIAGSTLTGAAVAVSGAIGFVGLVIPHFVRKIWGPDHKHLLPLSLLVGSGFLILADFVARTIIAPSELPIGVITSLIGAPAFALILLKRRREG; this comes from the coding sequence TTGCCAAATCAGTCTATCCGAACCAATTTGACAACTAAATGGGCGTTTGCTTATTTGATTGCGTTGTTCATTTTGTTATTCGCGATGACGATAGGCATTTCCTTTGGTTCGGTGCCAGTACCGATTCCCGTACTTATACAAATAATCGGCAAGGAGATTTTCCATTTGCCGATTTCTGCTGATCCGGATGTGATGCTTACGAATATCGTGATGAACATCCGCCTGCCGCGCGTATTGCTTGCGGGTTTGGTCGGGGCATCACTTGCGATTGCGGGTGCGGCTTTTCAGGGACTGCTCCGGAACCCGCTTGCTGATCCTTACACATTGGGTATTTCATCAGGAGCATCGGTCGGCGCCGTATTGACAATATTCTTGAATATTTCACTGCCGTTCATCGGTTTATATACTCTTCCGGCATTGAGCATCTTATGCTCAGTGCTCACGATGCTTTGCGTACTTACTTTCGCAAAAAAAATGGATCGATCGATGAAAGTGGAAACGATCATTTTAACGGGAATCATTTTCAGCTCATTTTTAAGTGCCTTCATTTCATTGATGATTGCGCTGACCGGTGATGAATTAAGACAAATCATCGGCTGGCTGATGGGAAGCGTTTCAATGCGAGGTTGGAATTACATTGCAATCATTTTGCCGTTTTTTATCATTGGATCATTGATTTTGATCATGAATACAAGTGAATTGAATGCGATGACTTTCGGGGAAGACCGGGCAAAGCACTTAGGTGTGAATGTTAAGCGGCGGAAAATGTGGATCTTGATAGCCGGTTCGACATTGACAGGGGCAGCCGTTGCCGTTTCAGGGGCGATTGGCTTTGTAGGATTGGTCATTCCTCATTTTGTCCGAAAGATTTGGGGGCCTGACCATAAACATCTACTTCCGTTGTCATTGTTGGTAGGAAGCGGATTCTTAATATTGGCGGATTTTGTGGCACGAACGATCATTGCCCCATCGGAACTGCCGATCGGGGTGATCACCTCACTTATCGGGGCACCTGCATTTGCGCTGATTTTATTAAAGAGACGGAGAGAAGGGTAA
- a CDS encoding ATP-binding protein — MSDSLILPFSESDSLIISSDNSGGIGLKEKDLVHVPYEVVGYYSFRVAAMECLGAGGSPVSVVLNNFCGDQAWEDLTRGVRKGLNELGMEDLPITGSTESNMPLLQSALGLMVIGKRTNESVKKQHPLRKIALIGRPLVGEEVMDQQEWVAPLSLYKSLCEMEGVQALPVGSKGIAYEWGHLDQSGEGVSVHISNKVDIAKSSGPSTCFLIAYPEQLEEEIKHRSGPLFIGE; from the coding sequence ATGAGTGATTCATTGATTTTGCCATTTTCCGAATCAGATTCTTTGATTATTTCAAGTGATAATAGCGGCGGAATCGGCCTGAAGGAAAAAGATCTTGTCCATGTCCCTTATGAGGTCGTTGGATATTATTCCTTTCGGGTTGCCGCTATGGAATGTTTGGGCGCTGGCGGGAGTCCAGTGTCCGTCGTTCTAAATAATTTCTGCGGCGATCAGGCCTGGGAGGACTTGACCAGGGGTGTCAGGAAGGGGCTGAATGAATTGGGAATGGAGGATCTCCCCATTACAGGCAGCACTGAAAGTAACATGCCGCTTCTTCAATCAGCACTTGGACTTATGGTCATCGGTAAACGAACGAATGAATCCGTTAAAAAGCAGCATCCTTTACGGAAAATAGCTCTGATCGGCAGGCCGCTCGTTGGAGAAGAAGTAATGGACCAGCAAGAATGGGTCGCGCCGTTATCTTTATATAAAAGCCTTTGTGAAATGGAAGGTGTTCAGGCACTTCCCGTCGGTTCAAAAGGGATAGCATATGAATGGGGGCATCTGGATCAAAGTGGTGAAGGTGTTTCCGTGCATATAAGTAATAAAGTCGATATTGCAAAATCATCAGGACCATCCACATGCTTCCTCATTGCTTATCCTGAACAACTGGAGGAAGAAATCAAGCACCGATCCGGTCCTCTTTTTATTGGTGAATGA
- a CDS encoding histidine phosphatase family protein codes for MADIVAITLLRHGLTEANERKAYLGWTDSPLSIKGEKEILELRGSYPKYEKIHSSDLPRCVETARLLFPNAVPVKNPLFREMNFGSWEGRTYQELKTDRDYLNWLEHPMEALVPGGESYPAFSERVNNGWNHLIACKENRIALMTHGGVIRDLLVRHAPKEKSFFDWGISHGKGYELIWEDRESLRRGERCTLLQEAPIMEKLNG; via the coding sequence ATGGCTGATATTGTGGCTATTACACTACTTCGCCATGGGCTGACGGAAGCAAATGAGCGAAAGGCCTACTTAGGCTGGACCGATTCCCCATTAAGCATCAAAGGAGAAAAGGAGATACTGGAATTAAGAGGCTCTTACCCAAAGTATGAAAAAATTCACAGCAGTGATTTGCCCCGCTGTGTGGAAACTGCACGACTGCTGTTTCCAAATGCAGTTCCAGTCAAAAATCCTTTGTTCCGTGAAATGAACTTCGGCAGTTGGGAAGGTCGGACATATCAGGAGTTGAAGACAGATCGAGATTATCTTAATTGGCTGGAACATCCCATGGAGGCCCTTGTGCCCGGGGGTGAAAGCTATCCGGCATTTTCCGAGCGTGTGAATAATGGCTGGAACCATTTGATTGCCTGTAAGGAAAACCGAATTGCCCTAATGACACATGGAGGGGTAATTCGTGATTTACTGGTCCGCCATGCGCCGAAGGAAAAGTCCTTTTTTGATTGGGGAATTTCCCATGGCAAGGGTTATGAGCTGATATGGGAAGACCGGGAAAGCTTAAGGAGGGGAGAACGCTGCACTTTGTTACAGGAGGCGCCTATAATGGAAAAACTAAATGGGTAA
- the gntK gene encoding gluconokinase, translating into MGHSGYMMGIDIGTTSTKVVLFSKGGEVVQSCSRGYPLHSPTPSVAEQDPEEIYKAVIIAIGEVMIASGIEKQELGFISFSSAMHSLIAIGKDGNPLTNSITWADNRSVAYAGKLKASEQGMQLYHRTGTPIHPMSPITKVMWLRNEHPGIFNETEKFIGIKEYIIYKFFNEYVMDYSLASATGMFNLNDLKWDEEALTIAGIGADKLPALVPTTHILSGLSEELAAKMNIHAGTPFVIGASDGVLANLGQNAIKPGVLAVTIGTSGAVRTVSDRPLTDPKGRTFCYALTENHWVIGGPVNNGGITFRWARDQLGRMEIEKAKASGQDSYEILTDMASNIAPGSDGLIFHPYMAGERAPLWSADARGSFFGLALHHTRDHMVRAVLEGVMYNLYSVLIAVKELTGAPEKIHASGGFVRSKLWRQIMADIFNQNVTIPESFESSSLGAAVLGLYALGEIEGLDEVEGMVGETNELIPIEENVKVYEELMSIYLSVSRQLEGDYKRIADFQRRHLE; encoded by the coding sequence ATGGGACATTCAGGTTATATGATGGGAATCGATATTGGTACGACGAGTACGAAGGTCGTTCTTTTTTCTAAAGGGGGGGAGGTTGTCCAATCTTGTTCGAGGGGATATCCTCTTCACAGTCCAACTCCTTCCGTTGCGGAACAAGATCCCGAGGAGATTTATAAAGCGGTCATCATTGCAATAGGCGAGGTTATGATTGCAAGCGGAATAGAAAAGCAAGAACTAGGCTTCATATCCTTCAGTTCGGCGATGCATAGCTTGATCGCAATTGGTAAAGACGGTAACCCTCTGACGAATAGTATTACATGGGCAGATAATCGAAGTGTTGCCTATGCGGGGAAATTGAAGGCTTCGGAACAGGGGATGCAATTGTATCACAGAACGGGAACACCCATTCACCCAATGTCGCCAATCACGAAAGTAATGTGGTTAAGAAATGAGCATCCCGGGATTTTTAACGAAACGGAAAAATTTATAGGAATAAAAGAATACATCATCTATAAATTTTTCAATGAGTATGTGATGGATTATTCACTCGCATCTGCAACGGGCATGTTCAACTTGAATGACCTGAAGTGGGATGAAGAGGCACTCACCATCGCTGGAATCGGGGCTGACAAGCTGCCGGCGCTTGTCCCTACGACCCATATCCTCTCAGGCTTAAGTGAGGAATTAGCTGCAAAAATGAACATTCATGCTGGTACTCCGTTTGTGATTGGCGCGAGTGATGGCGTACTTGCCAACTTGGGGCAAAACGCAATCAAGCCAGGTGTTCTGGCAGTGACAATCGGAACGAGCGGTGCGGTAAGGACCGTCAGTGACCGGCCGCTTACCGATCCCAAAGGCAGGACATTTTGCTATGCCCTTACTGAGAATCATTGGGTAATCGGCGGACCGGTCAATAATGGGGGAATCACCTTCCGATGGGCCCGCGATCAATTGGGCCGTATGGAAATCGAAAAAGCGAAGGCTTCGGGACAGGACTCCTATGAGATTCTGACGGATATGGCTTCTAATATTGCACCTGGTTCAGATGGGTTGATATTCCACCCGTATATGGCAGGGGAACGGGCACCATTATGGAGTGCCGATGCAAGGGGCTCCTTCTTTGGGTTGGCGCTTCATCACACTCGTGACCATATGGTCCGGGCAGTGCTGGAGGGTGTCATGTATAATTTGTACAGCGTCCTTATTGCTGTAAAGGAGCTGACTGGTGCTCCCGAGAAGATTCATGCAAGCGGCGGATTTGTCCGGTCGAAGCTCTGGCGCCAAATCATGGCTGACATATTCAATCAAAACGTGACAATTCCTGAAAGCTTTGAGAGTTCGAGCTTAGGTGCCGCCGTTCTTGGATTATATGCTTTAGGCGAAATCGAAGGCCTTGATGAGGTTGAGGGTATGGTTGGTGAAACGAATGAACTTATCCCAATCGAAGAGAACGTTAAAGTGTATGAAG